The window ggactttggtttttattttgaagtaggaTGCTGCCATGAGAGGTTTTGATGGATGAGTGAtgtgattttatttctgtttttaaaagttcactgTAACAAATCAAGGGGCAGGCAGGGGTGGGACAGACAAGGATAGAAAGAGGGTGACCCCTTACTTGTTCTGTCACTGTAAATCTTAGTGACAGATGATGATGATCTAGTACTAGCAATGGAGATGGTCAAAGTTGTTTGATTCTGGCTGCATTCAGAAGGAATAGCTGAAAGGATTTGCTGGTAGCTTGCATGCAGGTGAGAGAGAAGTTGACTGTAAGGTTTTGGGGCTATCTTTCTGGAAGGCTAGATTTACTATTAATTGAGGTAGGCAAACCAGGGGCAGAAACGTTTTGAAGAAAGAATATCAAGAATTTGGTTTTGACTAATTTAATTTGATCTATTTGATATTTCCATCCTGTGTCAAGGATGCCATTTTGTGTGCAGCAACATGGGCATATGAAAGGTCAGGAATGGCAAAAAGTTTGCCTGTCACCAGCCGATAAATACAATGTATTTAAAGTTGTAGCCTAGATAGGATAATTAAGGGAGTAAACAAATACAGAGGAGACATAAGAAGCCTTGGGGTACTCAGGACTTAAAAGTCAGAAGTCAGGTTGCTAAGGAGCAGGCCACCAAAGGAAACAAGAAACTAGTACCCAGTGCGGTGGGAGGAGGCTGAATGTGGGGTCGCAAAAGCCAGAGGAGAGATGGAAGGCAGGAATGATCGGGTGTATCAGATGCTCACGAAGTATGTAATGTGCAGGCGGCTGTTATTTTTTGCTAAGTTTTACTTGATGGTTCCTCTTGTGTACAGCTGTCTCCTGTCCATCTCTAGACTGGAAGTGTCACGAGGTCAGGGATATTACACGCAACATGTGGTCGAAGCTCAGAGTTTGTTGAATCTGTACTCCTCGTCAAGCCCTCATCCCTCATCTCTCTAAACTTGTGTTCAAGTATGTCCTTTACATTGCTGCCCATTTGTCTGACCTTTCCTGCCTAGAAAGCTTTAGGGGCTCCCCTTACCTTCACTATAAAACTCTGGCACCTTTCCTGACAAATCCATCTTTGTTATCTTTTTCAGCCTCATGTCCTACCACTTCCTATTCATATACCTATACCCTAATATGGATTAATTTGCAGTTCTCTCTGTAGACTGTATGATTTCATCCTTCCATGGCTTTACTCCTCCTGTTTTTTCAGCCTGAGGTGACTTTCCTCCTTTGCTTGGCTAAAGTCTAGCTTGAAGAAATCAGGAAGGTTTTGTGAGCCAACTCATTCAATCAGCTTCTGTGTAATCTATCACAGTTCTTATTCTCTATTAAATTTCTTTTGTATGTCTTTGTATGTTTACCTTCCCAAAACTATAAATTATCTAAAATCAGAGTATATCTTTATCTTCCTCTCCCATGATACCTGTCACAGTGCTATCTTCTTGGTAGGCACTATAAATACCGCATTTTAAGAGAACAGGAAAATGAAGGGGAAGGCACACAAATGTGAGCTGGAGATTGAATCACTGCCTTGGCAGTAAGTGGAAAAAAATGGTGCATGGTAAAGTCCAGAGTAGATCAAAAGGTAGATGTTTGAAAGAAATGATAGAggtgtacatttatatatatatacacacacacactttgtatAAAGGAGTGTAAATGCCTATGttgaaataatagaaaaacagaaaaatcatttttaaccATTCCTTGTAATTCCTAAGTTATTATATAGTATATGTAGTATGTGCTGAGTCATTCAGTaacgtccaattctttgtgatcctttggactgtaatccaccaggttcctctgtcagtgggatttttcaggcaagaatactggaataggttgcgattttcctcctccaggggatcttccctacccagggatcggacccatgtcGCCTGTGTCTTCtccatcacaggcggattctttacccactgagccatcagggaagcccactaatagtGTATATTTGAATATATGAAGTAGActgtattacatattttataatgtttttttaatattttcatattaaatttttaGGACATCAATGCAAgcctgaattaaaaaaagaatttctccCTCCTAAGCCATGGCATATCAGTTGTATAGAAATACCACATTGGGAAACAGTCTTCAGGAGAGCCTCGATGAGCTTATACAGGTGAGAAactaaaaatcaacatttttatttttatgaaaatagcaTACTGTATGCAGCTTTAACTTTAGACAAGTTAATGCAAGTCTTGAGATGTAAATTAGAATtttgaattcatatttttaattttaggaaaattAACGTTTTTTACATAAACTCATCCAAGTACATATTGtgtatttccattgtttttcatAGATCTTGAACTTTGATagtttattagatttttttttttaacatattactGATCCCAAGTTTTCTCTCAAGACTTGGTTCCTTCAGTTTATCAGTGAAAACTTCTTTCCAGACACTGTGAAGGAGTGACACACAAAAGTTTTGTCCTGATGTTGTAACAtcactgtatgttttcttttcaaaattatgtttatttcaaGATAGTGTGAGAAAATGTCAGGTTTTGCTTATTAATTGCCTGTTAtcacaaaaaaaagaacaagggatTCAAGTTCAGAGGCTCTGATTAACCTTAGTTAAATTTTAGATaactcatgtatttttatttttgtctttaatgttCTTCCCAAACAGGATTCATGACCTTTATTTTTTCTCAGTCTCAACAGATTACCCCCCAACTTGCCCTTCAAGTTCTACTTCAGTTTGATAAGGCTATAAATGCAGCATTGGCACAGAGGGTCAGGAACCGAGTCAACTTCAGGGTAAGGATATATTCTTAAATCTAGAAGCTGCACCATGGTTGTTACAATAGTGATTTTACAGTACCTCCATATTTATTAATCATAAAAAGAGATGACTTAAACTaactttaaaacttattttagaaCAACTGAAtcctgttttatatttaaatgatataTCTACCAGTTCATCCACTTAATGTGAGACACAGTTGTTTTTGGATTTTTATTCCATTATTTCATAAATCAGCCTGTGTATGTTTGTCTACCTTCCCTGAACAATTACTGAGATTTCAAACATCTGAAACAGTATCTTCAGGATTGAAGGTAAGTGAGAGTAATCTCTAAGGATCAGTTATGATTTTTAAACTCTGGCCAGGGAAGTATAATGTAATTTCTAGAAACTTCATGTTGCATCCCACCTACTCTTAGATAGCATGGCTTATTGGCAGACCTGTTGGCAGATAATGATCTCTTCTGGTAGCTAGGTCTCATAGGAATCATTTATACTTTGAACAGTAAgcccaaaccaaacaaaatctTAATTTGATAGTAAATTCAGATTAAAAGATATGAAAATCATCatataaaaagaacatatatgttaATTTGCGTTTAAGAGAATGTCAGTGTTTGGGGTTTTTGGTTTTAGCTGGTgatgaaaaacacaaaagacaaaatgccatttattcagcaaacatttcaaTGCCTGTTAGTACAAGGCATTGTTCTGGCTATTGGGTATAGAGGGCAAAAGAAGACAAACAGCGCCACATTTGACTTAGTTACGTGAAGGGATAAAATCtgcatgtattttatatttgtaaataagTCACACCAGTTTCACATGCCTAATTATCTAGAGTAAAATATGTCTTTATAAAATTTCATCATTAGATTCTTGAACAGTAGTAATTCTGgcaaagtttgcttttttttgtatGGTCATACATACATATCTGCCtagttttttatttcaaaacttgATCCTTTAAATTGAGCCATGTTGGTACATAAACTTTAGCTCATGTAGAGAATTTGTTTACAGACTCATAGGGTTCATAAGGTCTGAGTGATCACCTACTTATTGTAGATTTCTAGTATAAATCTACTTAAAGGATTTAAAAAGTGTTATTCAGTTATAGATAcaggtaaaaaaaaatgtgggaaaaaatgtatattaaagaTATAGTGTAACTGCATATTATCATATACAAGGCGTATTTTGAATATAAAGTATTGAATTTCAGCATATTTCAATGTTCACATGCTAATTGTAAATCACACCTAGTTCACATTATTGACACAGCTACCACCAACTGGATATGACAGTAACCTACATGTTCATAGGATCATGGGTTATACACACATTCAGGGATGCCAGAAATGAACACTGAAGTTGGCATTTGGTTTTTCAGCCTTCCAAAAGCCTCAAACTATAGTCAAAAGAACagatctaatttaaaaattattttttacactTACAACTCTGTCTTTTTACTTAACAATATGTTCTGAGTGATTTTCAATGCATTAATCCCACTCCTCTACTGAAACTTCTCTTGCCAAGGTATTGATAAATCCAATGTACAATCAGTAATACTGTTGATTAATCTCTTGAAACCCATACTTCCCTTGAAACCATACTGTTCTAGCTTTCCTTCTATCCTCTGACCCCTCTCTCAGGCTGCTTTGTAATTTTCCTACTGTATCACTTAATTGTTGGTTTTCTTAAGGGGTTATCTAGGGCTTCACATATGCTCCTTTCATGATCTCATCCAGTCTTTGACTTTAAAGCTGATATTCTCCCATGCTTGCTTTTTACAGTCAGCTGTTCACTAGATACAGTAAGTTGTAGCTCAAACTCAAATTTAACTTTCctcttaaaccagctttttctaTGAATGCGTTGTTACACGAGCCAGAAACTTGGGAATAACAAAGACTTCTCTCTTCACTCTCCGACCATATCCAGTTGGTTGTCAAGTTTTGACAGATGTACTTTCTAAAACCTCTCCACTTCTCAGGACCCTTTGCTCCTGCTATTGCCCAGCCTCTTTCACCTATTTGACACAGCCAGCTAAAGTATCAGTGTCTTAGGGGCTCTCCTTCCTCCAGGCAGACTCCCCTCTAGTCTGGTCTTCATGCCATCACCAAAAATGCAATTTTGGTACATTACTGCTCTGCTTGAAATCCTTCATTGACCTCCTAATACCCTCAGGATATGAAAGCTTTCCCAAGGTTCATGATCTCTTTTACTTAGGACCTCCTGTCATATTCTGGTTTCTGGAACTTATTATCCCATCCCAAGTATTCATCTTCATTTCTGCTATCCCACCTTTCTTTCCCTTGACTCCTTAGTCTTTGGAACTCAAGCATTCTCTGTCCTGTCTTCTACACCCATAGCTGCCCCTGCTAGACTCCAAGTAACTCAAGCTCAGATAGCACTTCACATTATGTATTTACTTGTTTTAATGATCTTCCCTGCTCAGCTAAACCTCTTGGGTGGCAGGGATCATATGTGTATTGCTTACCATTGTATCCTAAGTACTTAGGATGGTAATTATTCCTATTATTTAATGAATTTAGTAAATTAAGTCATAGCCATTATAGTTTCCCTAGTCATCCTAACTTTGTGAGACATTAAGTTATGAGACATTAAGTAAATGAGAACTCAAATTTTGGTATTATAGGTAACACTTTTTTCTGGTTTGAAGGTTGTAGGCATATAACTTATCTTACCAAATACTAAATTTCAGTGTTTTGTgaatccatgtgtgtgtgtatgtcgctCAGGTTTTGATTATATTCTGCTGGCATTCATCCTTGCACCTTTATCACACTCTTCCAAAAGACCTTTTTAATGTTCAGACACACAtttttcctaaaagaaattagttaGAAGAATGTCAGTTGCACAGGACAATAATGTTATCATCTTAGTGGCTAATATAGTAATGTTTCTAGGAATTCCATGGATTTGTACAAATTTGGAGAATTAACATACACAATAAaataagttactttttaaaagttatttttcataaaaattcaaatgcattttcatAATTTCACCACATGAGGGCAGTAGAAATACAAATTCAAATTTCCCTTCAGCTTTTCTTCAGATTTCAGGTAATTTGCTGGCTCTTCCAGTGCTGGAAATAGTCTGCTAACTAAAATAAACGCTTACCTTGGCATATttatctaggatttttttttttaagtaatagtaTGGTATTTTAACACTTAGCTtgcttgctttattttccttaattttcatcCTATTTTGAGAATTATGTACTTGTAGTTAGGATTTCTTAAGTTGTCTGGAGAAAAATGTGAGGGGGGAAGAAATGACTTTTCATGGTTTGCCtcaatgttttgttttaaagggCTCTCTAAATACATACAGATTCTGCGATAACGTGTGGACTTTTGTATTGAATGATGTTGAATTCAGAGAGGTGACAGAACTTATTAAAGTGGATAAAGTGAAAATTGTAGCCTGTGATGGTAAAAGTAAGTGTCTACCCTAATTATTATGAAAGCAAAGCTACTTGAAATCTTGTTTTCATGTGTCTTTAGACAGTCATCTGAAAGTAAGGGGGGGAAGTTGGCTAATGATCTACTCCCAACTAGAGACCTggcttctttctcagattctaaaTTCTGGATCTCAAATAGTCCTCTTACTAACTTTAGGTATAAACATTTCATATGACACATAGACTACTTGCACAGGTTGAATTTGTGTTGGGGGAAAGGGGAACAAATTGGTAAGCTTTTCTTCCCTATTTGTTACTGGTTTGAagtatttctcaaactttttctttttctttaaggaaGTGTTTAATTTCAGCAATTTACCCTATGGTTTCTGTGTTGTTGGATAGCTATacattttaaagtgattatttaaaatcttttaaataattataagagCCCCATCAGTCATAAAGGTAAACATTTAGTCTTCTCATCTGTTACTCGCAGATATTTTCACAGCAGACCTAGGAACTTGTTCACGCCTTTAATGTTTCAGAAactttttctctgctttctgtccCATGATTAAATTCaattagcaaaaataaatataaaaattgtattttaaatatacttactTTTACTTTGTATTCTGAACAGTTtgtatttaaagcaattattcctGAAATTCAGTAGAGAAGACTGTCACATTCCAAGAAGGGGAGTTgtgaaaagcaagagaaagacaaatgtggaAAGCAAAACCCTATATTTCTTGGGTTATAGGTCTTTATTGTTATAATTTGCGTTTGAAAGAAATGCTCTAATCACTGAAAAGATACAAAGACAGAAAACCACACAGAAGAAAAGACATCATTTGTAACATCATCTGGAGATAACATATCACTTGAGTATATGATCGTCTAGCCTTCgcttatatatatctttatagtaATACTCATTTGTGAATACATCGTTTTTCACACAACTCATTAACTGTTGTTCTCTTAAACCTGATTTTTGATAGCTGTCTGAAATTatacctttctctctttttaaagaaattgtcttttccAGATGTCAGTCTCTCCAAAATGAGCAATGTTATAGTGGCTTGTACGTTTCAGAAGGTTAACTAGGAATAATCATTCTAAGAACTTTAGGATGACTTTATATAGTTATCATATACTTTGATCCTtgttataacaacaacaaaagtgtttaaaaatagcTCCTGGATCACAAGTGATAACATTTCTGTACGTcagataatgtatttttttttccaagtctttCTTATAATTTAGGCTAATAGCATCCTTACAACCCTTAGGTTTTCAAACTTTTACTATAGAATTTGAGCACTACTGTGTAATTTCTAGACCTCTACCAAAATGAGTTAATTATATGGAGCAGTATCCTGATGGAAATTTTCTGTCTGTACTCTCCTGTAGCTACATCTGATATTAAGCACTTGAAAGGGATTAGGGTAGCTGAGATATTTAATGGTCTCATTTTTATTAGTTAACCTTTAACCACACATGCCTAGTCAGTGACTACCACATTGGACAGCACACATACAGACTAGCAGAGTGTCAGTTTCAATTGTTTGAAACATATTTAATAGCCCAGTGAAGGCCCCTGAGCAAACTTAATATCAAAGAGTCCATGTAAGCATATGTATTTTACTTATAAGTGGTCCTTAAagtatatttcttttgtttcttaaagatAAAAGATGTATCTTATTTTCTCAAACTTTAGTGGATGTAAAGTACAAATCAGCCTTACCTCCTTCAGTGGCTTCTGAGGCTTGCTTCACTTACAGCACAGTATAAGTGATTGCTCTTCAAAGAAGAAATTGTTGAGTATTCAAGAAAAGTTTAGATTGTGTTTCATGTTCCTCTATGTCAGCAGAAAAAAAGTCATTATAAATGGCTATGGCAGTTAGAGGTAGATTAAGTAATAATACCATTCCTAACCAGATAAATGCAGTGCTACTGtgaaataaaaccattttttCTACAGGTCAACTTTCTGAAATACAGTTCAGTTCTtaacagagaagcagagaaaaagtGATAGTGGTTagaatttgggtttttttttctcaccGGGAATTAAATACAAATTTCTTCTGATTATACATTATTGTCCTTTGTGGTTTTAAATTCTGGGAAAGTAGAGAACctgaaaaaaagtatataaacCAAATGTAATATAACATGATTTTTCTTAACATAAATATGGAGGCTAAAGGTTGACTTTCCCATTAAGGTAAAACAACATTTAAGTACAGAAGATACTATTGTGGTCAGCTTTTTGTCTCCCCTTCTTCACCACCGTTAGTTCCTATTTTACTTTTGAAAGATTTTCTCGAAATATTTAAGTTGCTTCTTGAATttactctttttctcctctgtttcctAGATACTGGCTCCAGTACTACAgaatgaatagaaaaaagaaatggctTTTTTAATGCCATCCTGTTACTGTTCATCGCGTTTTGAAGAGAAGCAtagaagagactttttttttaatttattctagcATTGCAGAAATGACTACTCTGTGCTATACTATCAGAGAATTCCAATAGAAAGAACCTCATAACTCTGTACCCTCTTTAGTATACAGCATGAAaaaacagaacttttttttttaatgacaaatcaAACATTGTTGCCTTCCTAGGACCATTccttaataaattcattttaaaactcaATGTGAGTAATAACTGCTACAGCTACTAAACTCACAATATGAAGATACTAGTTAAGCATTTTGAAAGAGTACCATGTTCCTTACAGAGGAAATTAGAACATGCATTCATTTCAGTAGAGTCAAGTTAGTTATCAATTGCAAGTTTAACTGATGAAACCATTAGCAGGGCAAAACCAAAATTCCAGACTGAAACTTTccttataaaaatctttttttcaaagTGCAAAAACAAGGGTAATCACTGGTGTGAAAAACTCAACTAGGAAAAAATTAGACCATCTTTAGACAGCTTATATAGctaaaataagggcttcccttgtagctaagctggtgaagaatccacctgcaatgcaggagacccgggttcgacccctgggttgggaagatcccttggagaagggaaaggctacccactccaatattctggcctggagaattcctgggttgcaaagagttggacacgactgagtgactttcatagctaaaataaaaccaaaaaacctaTTTGCAACAGCATAAAATAGTTTTCACATGACATATAATTAAATTGGCTGTAACAGTCAAGTTTCATTTCTAGAGTGCTCTACATCTTACCAGTTATTAGACTTTCAGTAAAAAGTCCTATAAACTGTCTGCCATATCTTTGTGTACCTGAAGGAAAGGTTTTGTCAGTCTAGGAATACATGATGAAGAATGTGGCATTTCTAAAATGTCTCGCAGAGTGTTTATCATTTAGTAGAAGCAGGCTTTTATAGCCCCATCCAGTGGTCCCCCCAATTCAACCCTTTTCAGTGTGACGCTGCCTTTTCACTCTCCATCATAaagttgttaaaatatttaagagatcTTTATATTGCACACAATCCCTCAGCTTTTGTTGTTGAGAAAGCATGTTACTATAGGTGTCATCATTTTTTAACTAATCAGTGCTCAAGTCTGATCTGTGTAAGAGAAGGGCCAACATCACTAACTTCATTATGGTAAACACTAAGGTGCTGTATGTGTTTTTCTTCTAGATAATCCTCACAACTACCCTGGAAGAACTTTGTTCCCCTTTTACAGATTTAGAAACTTAATTACCAAAGGCTTTATGTAATTAGGATTTGTCTTAACTGCAGTTAGTCAAGATCAATACCTGTTTATTTTGAAGGTTCAACATAAATGTTACAAGACAAGTAATTGGTTACAAGACAAGTAATGTTGATAGTAGCCTTAACAATGGTTATAGAAATTTCTGTTTCCTAAGGAATAATGGTTTAAACTTTCATGTTATGAACAGTCATGGAGATCTTACAGAAGGAAGTCTATGACTGGAGGTGTATACTTTTGGGAATTTTAAATCCTGTAAATGATGTCACTAGATTGTGTTTGCAAGATACAGAAGCATGTTGGCCTAGGTCTTGAGTTCCTTGTAGGAAATGGTTGAATACTGTAACCTAGTAATGGTAGGAAGGACTGGGTGCCCCTAGTGTTACCTCAGTATGTCAGCGTTTGTTAACATTAAAAGTTAACTTTCATTCTTGCAGCCCATTCTGCATAATCTATTCCAGTGTTCTCTTCCTAATCTTCCGTACCAACTATCGCATAGTTTGCTCAGTTAATTTGAGAAAGACACAAAAAAAGATTTCTGTCTTTGGTTAttcagtttccttcatttctcatgACTTACATTTCAGAATCAAAATCCTACCCATCCTTCAGAACTTAAACCCACTTGTATTGAGTGTAACCCATATTGATCTCTTTCCTTATGAGTTCTTAACAAAGAAGTCATGAGAAGACACAGCAAAGGACAGGAAGGACTTGCATAGGTTTCAGTACTCCCTCATATTCACCCAGGTAACTGGTACAGAGTGCCATGTGTTTAAGATATACCTGTAATGCCCCAGGTGTAGTCTGTAGGGATTATACCAACATTCCACAGGTTGAAACCAGTTCTTGTATTTAGCTCAGCCACCATACACACACCTGTTTTTCCCTGGGCACGAGTGCAGAAGTCACAGCCTGACAGTCCCTCTCAGTTCTAATTATTTGCATACACATCACATGGCTAACATTTGCATAGTGACATAGGTGTTCCAATCTTCCCACCATGGTGGTACTCAGACTTTACTAGAGATTACAGGAGAGACACAGCCAGAGTGTATACCAATTTGTGCTCTCCCACGGGCTCTAGTGATAATAAGTTTACTTGCCTCTAATGtgcaagaaaaaaatctattgctTTATTAGAACTAAAATAAGAATTTGCAACCTTAGTTTTGTCAATCCTTTCTAAAAATGCCCTCTAAATTGGTGAAAATTCAACCATTTTTTATATGCTGTAGTAACAATAGAATCTTATTTTTCTAGTACACAGGTAGAAAAATGTGCACAAGGTTTGAGGCAAGGCATTTACCTTGCCTTAAGCATGCAGCAAGGGATTTAGCAGGATTAGTTCAAGAGAGCCTTGTGCAAGAAAACTGTCAACAGTATTCTCTCTTGAATATTCCAACTGTCTTATTCTCTAAtcctttcttcctctgctttTACTCATTCTGTTCCCCAAAGTGAACAAAACACCTTCAATAGCTAAAGCAAGAACGACCCTGAAATCATCACACTTTCTGCTTTCTGACTATATTATGaatctatagtaatcaaaacactgTAGTACATTggcataaaaacacacacacagatcaatggaacagaatagagagcctaaaaataaacccacacataaatggtcaatttatgacaaaggaggcaagaatattcaatggGACAAGGACAGTCTTGTCCATAAGTGACATTGGGAAAACTGGGCATCCACatacaaaagaacaaaactggaccACTGTGTTACACTACACGCcaaaaaattaattcagaaaaCACTAAAGAACCTAAGACCAGAAGTCATTGgcctaaaagaaaatgtaaagctCCCTGACCTCTGTCTCGGCAGGGATTGttggtttagtttttttttttttttttttgtatttgatacCAAAGGCGAAGGCAGCAAAA of the Muntiacus reevesi chromosome 7, mMunRee1.1, whole genome shotgun sequence genome contains:
- the GTF2A2 gene encoding transcription initiation factor IIA subunit 2, whose amino-acid sequence is MAYQLYRNTTLGNSLQESLDELIQSQQITPQLALQVLLQFDKAINAALAQRVRNRVNFRGSLNTYRFCDNVWTFVLNDVEFREVTELIKVDKVKIVACDGKNTGSSTTE